One Cryobacterium psychrophilum DNA segment encodes these proteins:
- a CDS encoding LysE family transporter: MQFSLWLALLGAGTLISFTPGAGAINTMSNSLNAGFRRSLWGIFGQQAALLIHIVIVALGVGILVASSPLAFNVIRYAGAAYLVYLGIRQFLARPALDADRAQALRDEPRWSMFRRGVWVNLLNPKAIVFFLAFLPQFIRVDQPMLPQYLIAAATVVVIDIVVMWFFFAGTARSFQRFTRDARGQRVLNRIFGVLFVAVGVLLGVIH, translated from the coding sequence GTGCAGTTCTCCCTGTGGTTGGCCCTGTTGGGCGCCGGTACCCTCATCAGTTTCACGCCCGGTGCGGGGGCGATCAACACCATGAGCAATTCCCTGAACGCGGGCTTCCGCCGTTCCCTGTGGGGAATTTTCGGCCAACAGGCTGCCCTGCTGATCCACATTGTGATCGTGGCGCTCGGCGTGGGTATCCTCGTCGCCAGTTCGCCGCTCGCGTTCAACGTCATCCGCTACGCCGGCGCCGCCTACCTGGTCTATTTGGGCATCCGTCAGTTTCTCGCCAGGCCCGCGCTCGATGCCGACAGGGCGCAGGCCCTGCGCGACGAACCGCGCTGGTCGATGTTTCGCCGCGGCGTGTGGGTGAACCTGCTTAACCCCAAGGCGATCGTGTTCTTTCTGGCGTTCCTGCCCCAGTTCATTCGCGTCGACCAGCCGATGCTGCCGCAGTACCTGATTGCCGCCGCCACCGTCGTCGTGATCGATATCGTCGTGATGTGGTTCTTCTTCGCCGGCACCGCACGGTCATTTCAGCGCTTCACCCGCGACGCTCGCGGTCAACGCGTGTTGAACCGAATCTTCGGGGTACTGTTCGTCGCCGTCGGCGTGCTGCTCGGCGTCATCCACTGA
- a CDS encoding cation:proton antiporter — translation MTFLTLALIALVALVGPLLALPRKWHLPVVLGELLAGIMIGQTGLGLVDASDPIFTFLADIGFALIMFVVGSHVPVLDPKIRSALGTGALRAGVTAVLAVGVGTFIAVVFATGHAPLYVVLLASSSAALVLPIIDSLRLGGPQVLAMTTQVAVADIACIVALPLAVDPPHAGRAALGALAVGLCAVILFFALRWLERGGSRRRLHNVSERRKFALELRIQLAILFALAGLAVYSHVSIMLAGFSFGLVVAAIGEPRRLAHQLFALTDGFFGPLFFVWLGASLSFGDLVTRPPMLLLGLSLGLGALLVHVVLRVIGLPASLGVLSAAQLGVPVAAATIGTQLDLLLPGEAAALILGALITIAASAVAGSRAAERFTRPAKSRSKRPSPA, via the coding sequence ATGACGTTCCTGACCCTTGCCCTGATCGCCCTGGTCGCCCTGGTCGGGCCCCTGCTGGCGCTGCCACGCAAATGGCACCTGCCCGTTGTGCTCGGTGAGCTGCTGGCTGGCATCATGATCGGCCAGACCGGCCTGGGGCTCGTGGATGCCTCGGATCCGATCTTCACGTTTCTCGCGGACATCGGCTTCGCGCTGATCATGTTCGTTGTGGGTTCCCATGTGCCCGTGCTGGACCCGAAGATTCGCTCCGCGCTGGGAACGGGCGCGCTGCGGGCGGGCGTCACCGCCGTGCTGGCCGTTGGTGTGGGCACGTTTATCGCAGTCGTGTTCGCCACCGGGCATGCGCCGCTGTACGTGGTGCTGCTGGCCTCGTCATCTGCGGCCCTCGTGCTGCCGATCATCGATTCGCTGCGCCTCGGAGGCCCGCAGGTTCTGGCCATGACCACCCAGGTGGCCGTGGCCGATATTGCCTGCATCGTGGCGCTGCCACTGGCCGTGGACCCGCCACATGCCGGCCGCGCGGCACTGGGCGCGCTCGCCGTGGGCCTGTGCGCGGTCATTCTGTTCTTTGCGCTGCGCTGGCTTGAACGCGGGGGCAGTCGTCGCCGGCTTCACAACGTGTCCGAGCGCCGCAAATTTGCGCTGGAGCTGCGAATTCAGTTGGCGATTCTCTTCGCGCTCGCCGGGCTGGCCGTTTACAGTCACGTGTCGATCATGCTGGCCGGATTCTCCTTCGGCCTGGTTGTGGCGGCCATCGGTGAACCGCGGCGCCTCGCGCACCAACTGTTTGCCCTGACCGACGGATTCTTCGGCCCGCTGTTCTTCGTGTGGCTGGGGGCCTCGCTGAGCTTTGGGGACCTGGTCACTCGCCCACCGATGCTGCTTCTGGGCCTCAGCCTCGGTCTGGGGGCGCTGCTCGTGCATGTGGTGCTGCGGGTGATCGGGTTGCCGGCCTCGCTCGGAGTACTGTCCGCCGCGCAACTGGGCGTTCCGGTCGCGGCGGCCACCATTGGCACGCAGCTGGACCTGCTGTTGCCCGGCGAGGCCGCAGCCCTCATTCTGGGAGCGCTGATCACCATTGCCGCGAGCGCCGTCGCCGGATCGCGCGCGGCGGAGCGGTTCACCCGGCCCGCGAAGAGCCGGTCGAAGCGCCCGTCCCCGGCGTGA
- the msrA gene encoding peptide-methionine (S)-S-oxide reductase MsrA, protein MNTEQAILAGGCFWGAQQLLRRRPGILATRVGYSGGDTPNATYRNHGDHAEAVEIEFDPAVISYREVLEFFFQIHDPSTLNRQGNDVGRSYRSAIYYTSPEQKRVAEQTIADVDASGIWPGPVVTEVEPAGDFWEAEEDHQDYLEKAPNGYTCHFVRPDWHLPARADASAN, encoded by the coding sequence ATGAACACTGAACAAGCAATCCTGGCTGGCGGCTGTTTCTGGGGAGCCCAGCAGCTGTTGCGTCGGCGTCCAGGAATTCTCGCCACCCGGGTCGGATACTCCGGCGGCGACACCCCGAACGCGACCTACCGCAACCACGGCGACCACGCGGAGGCCGTCGAGATCGAATTCGACCCCGCCGTCATCAGCTACCGCGAGGTGCTGGAGTTCTTCTTCCAGATCCACGACCCGTCTACCCTGAACCGCCAGGGCAACGATGTGGGCCGCAGCTATCGCTCCGCCATCTACTACACGTCACCCGAACAGAAGCGGGTCGCCGAGCAGACGATAGCGGATGTTGACGCATCCGGAATCTGGCCGGGCCCGGTCGTCACCGAGGTCGAGCCGGCCGGCGACTTCTGGGAGGCCGAGGAAGACCACCAGGACTACCTGGAGAAGGCCCCGAACGGATACACCTGCCACTTCGTGCGTCCGGACTGGCATCTGCCGGCGCGCGCGGACGCATCCGCCAACTGA
- a CDS encoding pseudouridine synthase produces the protein MPPRSPLPQRQGLDAAWVSTPERTQSPAWATMGDWLHERVSEFVDVAGFLADERFVYETGAPVTAHDPYRPHTFVWFHRDLADEVFVPGKMHVIHRDERIVVIDKPPFLSSIPRGRHVLQSVVVRLRAELGLPELSPLHRLDRVTSGVLVLATERRWRGAYQSMFQRGEVGKVYRALAPLRADLKLPVTVRNHLTTRHGHWQAEVVPDAPVNAETLVELDRVQGDLGVYRLTPSTGRTHQLRMHMLGLGIPISGDPLYPVVQDVSVHDFARPLQLLASEVTFTDPIDGGVRRFASVRRLPVRGEGA, from the coding sequence GTGCCTCCGCGTTCTCCTCTTCCGCAACGACAGGGGCTGGATGCCGCGTGGGTGTCTACCCCGGAGCGCACGCAGTCGCCAGCGTGGGCGACCATGGGGGACTGGCTCCACGAGCGGGTGTCGGAGTTCGTCGACGTGGCCGGGTTTCTGGCCGACGAGCGTTTCGTGTACGAGACGGGGGCGCCGGTTACCGCCCATGACCCCTACCGGCCCCACACCTTCGTGTGGTTTCATCGCGATCTGGCCGACGAGGTGTTCGTGCCCGGGAAGATGCACGTCATTCACCGCGACGAGCGCATCGTGGTGATCGACAAGCCGCCGTTTCTCTCGTCGATTCCGCGCGGTCGGCATGTTCTACAGAGTGTGGTGGTGCGGCTGCGAGCCGAGTTGGGGCTGCCCGAGCTCTCGCCGCTGCACCGACTGGACCGGGTGACGTCGGGCGTTCTGGTTCTGGCGACCGAGCGACGGTGGCGGGGGGCGTATCAATCCATGTTTCAACGCGGGGAGGTCGGCAAGGTCTATCGCGCGCTCGCCCCGCTGCGGGCTGACCTCAAGTTGCCCGTCACCGTGCGCAATCACCTCACGACCCGCCACGGCCACTGGCAGGCCGAGGTCGTGCCGGATGCTCCCGTCAACGCCGAGACGCTCGTCGAACTCGACAGGGTGCAAGGCGACCTGGGCGTGTATCGGTTGACGCCGAGCACCGGGCGCACCCATCAACTGCGCATGCACATGCTGGGCCTCGGGATCCCCATCAGTGGCGACCCGCTGTACCCCGTTGTTCAGGATGTCTCGGTGCACGATTTCGCTCGCCCGCTGCAGCTGCTCGCCAGCGAGGTGACGTTCACCGATCCGATTGACGGGGGAGTGCGCCGGTTCGCGAGCGTGCGCCGACTTCCGGTGCGCGGCGAGGGCGCCTGA
- a CDS encoding cation-translocating P-type ATPase → MGIRIDTRHWEQATVVARDEALHPMDNQAPLDPAPIDGAPIDPCMPDPSVVDVAEVVRLLGTDATLGLTPKDAAGRLAVDGPNELNVTATTPTWRKVLAQFQDPLIYLLLTATAVSLGAWAIEGTPGLPVDAIVIAAIVVLNAVLGFVQESKADNAVAALAGLTAASSTVLRGGELITVPSRSLVRGDLLALSEGDSVAADARLVSAKSLLVEEASLTGESGAVSKEARTLTEPAALGERRDMLFKGTAVSQGVGRAIVTGTGMHTEVGAIATMLESTVAHPTPLQSEISAIGRMLSRVVIAIAVVVMLTIVLVQGVSTPAGFVTVFLLGVSLAVAAVPEGLPAILSVILSIGVQRMARRNAVVKNLKSVETLGSASVICCDKTGTLTRNEMTIQRVLTASGRVDVTGVGYRPLGDVLHDGEPLTDPALLAEVQLVLGAGALANNARLTEHDGDWRIQGDPTEAAFLVAAGKLKGANVNMARFARVDEIPFTSDRKMMSTLHQERSDGSLRIFSKGAPDVLLRLCSKVQVGGVVVPLTDQLRRQALDDVQELTEQAYRTLGVAYSRGDETTGSLAEDDERDLIYAGVAGIIDPPRAAVKPAIAEAHRAGVRVVMITGDHPVTAARIASDLGLVEPGATALSGLELDRLDEDGMRAAVRTTSVFARVSPHHKLRIVDALQTNGDIVAMTGDGVNDAPALKSADIGVAMGITGTEVTREAAKMILLDDNFATIVAAVRAGRVILDNIKKFLRYLLSSNIGEVLTVFLGVIFAGALGLTGASSETVVLPLLVTQILWINLVTDSGPALAMGVDPEIDDVMARSPRGPGDRVIDGRMWVGILYTGLVMAVATLATIDLFLPGGLLPAGRDSLAVARTAGFTTLVFAQLFNTLNARSARSTAFHRLFANRWLWASLGLAVLLQLAVVELPLLQTAFGTASLDVWHWAICLGMASLVLWAEELRKVLVRALARR, encoded by the coding sequence GTGGGCATCCGGATCGATACGCGACACTGGGAGCAGGCAACCGTTGTCGCCAGAGATGAGGCCCTGCACCCCATGGACAATCAGGCACCGCTCGACCCGGCACCGATCGATGGGGCACCGATCGATCCGTGCATGCCCGATCCATCCGTGGTCGATGTGGCGGAGGTCGTGCGCCTGCTCGGCACGGATGCCACGCTCGGCCTGACCCCGAAAGACGCCGCCGGTCGCCTGGCCGTCGACGGCCCGAACGAACTCAACGTGACCGCGACAACGCCGACGTGGCGCAAGGTTCTCGCACAGTTCCAGGACCCGCTGATCTACTTGCTGCTGACCGCGACCGCGGTGTCACTCGGAGCATGGGCGATCGAAGGCACCCCCGGCCTGCCGGTCGACGCCATCGTGATCGCCGCAATCGTCGTGCTCAACGCGGTGCTCGGCTTCGTGCAGGAATCCAAGGCAGACAATGCGGTGGCGGCGCTGGCCGGCCTGACCGCGGCTTCCTCGACCGTACTGCGCGGCGGCGAGCTCATCACCGTTCCGAGCCGCAGCCTCGTGCGCGGCGACCTGTTGGCGCTCAGCGAGGGCGACAGTGTCGCGGCGGATGCCCGGCTCGTCTCGGCGAAGTCCCTCCTCGTCGAAGAGGCTTCACTCACCGGGGAGAGCGGTGCAGTCAGCAAGGAAGCGCGGACTCTGACCGAGCCCGCAGCCCTCGGCGAGCGCCGGGACATGCTCTTCAAGGGAACCGCCGTCAGCCAGGGCGTCGGCCGCGCCATCGTCACCGGCACCGGCATGCACACGGAGGTCGGCGCCATCGCGACCATGCTCGAGTCGACGGTCGCCCACCCGACGCCCCTGCAGTCCGAGATCAGCGCCATCGGCCGGATGCTGAGCAGGGTCGTGATCGCCATCGCAGTCGTAGTGATGCTCACCATCGTGCTCGTGCAGGGGGTATCCACCCCGGCCGGCTTCGTCACCGTGTTCCTGCTCGGGGTGTCGCTCGCCGTCGCCGCAGTGCCCGAAGGGCTGCCGGCGATCCTGTCGGTGATCCTCTCGATCGGGGTGCAGCGGATGGCCAGGCGGAACGCGGTAGTCAAGAACCTGAAATCCGTCGAGACCCTGGGGTCGGCATCCGTGATCTGCTGCGACAAGACCGGCACACTGACCCGGAACGAGATGACCATCCAACGGGTACTGACCGCGTCAGGGCGCGTGGACGTCACGGGGGTCGGCTACCGGCCGCTCGGCGACGTGCTCCACGACGGCGAACCACTCACCGACCCGGCGCTCCTGGCTGAGGTGCAACTCGTTCTCGGCGCGGGAGCCCTCGCCAACAACGCCCGCCTGACCGAGCACGACGGCGACTGGCGGATCCAGGGTGACCCGACCGAGGCGGCCTTCCTGGTCGCCGCCGGCAAACTCAAGGGCGCCAACGTCAACATGGCCCGCTTCGCGCGGGTCGACGAAATTCCGTTCACCTCAGACCGCAAGATGATGTCCACCCTGCACCAGGAACGAAGCGACGGCAGCCTCCGCATCTTCAGCAAGGGTGCGCCCGACGTGCTGCTGCGGTTGTGTTCGAAGGTGCAGGTCGGCGGCGTCGTGGTTCCGCTGACCGACCAGCTACGCCGGCAGGCCCTCGACGACGTGCAGGAGCTGACCGAACAGGCCTATCGCACACTGGGCGTCGCCTACAGCCGCGGCGACGAGACCACCGGTTCGCTCGCCGAAGACGACGAACGCGACCTCATCTACGCCGGCGTGGCCGGGATCATCGACCCGCCGCGCGCTGCGGTGAAGCCGGCGATCGCAGAGGCCCACCGGGCCGGTGTGCGCGTGGTCATGATCACCGGCGACCACCCGGTCACCGCCGCCAGGATCGCCAGCGACCTCGGCCTGGTCGAGCCCGGCGCGACGGCCCTCTCCGGCCTCGAACTCGACCGGCTTGACGAGGACGGCATGCGGGCCGCCGTGCGCACCACATCTGTCTTCGCCCGCGTCTCCCCCCACCACAAGTTGCGCATCGTCGACGCCCTGCAGACCAACGGTGACATCGTCGCGATGACCGGCGACGGCGTCAACGACGCACCCGCCCTGAAGTCCGCGGACATCGGCGTGGCGATGGGCATCACCGGCACGGAGGTGACCCGGGAGGCGGCGAAGATGATCCTCCTCGATGACAACTTCGCCACCATCGTCGCCGCCGTGCGGGCCGGCCGGGTGATCCTCGACAACATCAAGAAGTTCCTCCGGTATCTGCTCTCCTCAAACATCGGCGAGGTGCTCACCGTGTTCCTCGGGGTGATCTTCGCGGGCGCTCTCGGCCTGACCGGGGCGAGCAGCGAGACCGTGGTGCTGCCCCTGCTGGTGACCCAGATCCTCTGGATCAACCTGGTCACCGATTCTGGACCGGCCCTGGCCATGGGCGTAGACCCCGAAATCGATGATGTGATGGCGCGGTCGCCGCGCGGTCCCGGCGACCGGGTCATCGACGGGCGGATGTGGGTGGGCATCCTTTACACGGGCCTGGTCATGGCCGTGGCCACCCTGGCCACCATCGACCTGTTCCTGCCCGGCGGGCTGCTCCCGGCCGGACGCGACAGCCTGGCCGTCGCCCGCACCGCCGGCTTCACCACGCTCGTCTTCGCCCAACTGTTCAACACCCTGAACGCCCGCTCGGCGCGTTCCACCGCGTTCCACCGCTTGTTCGCGAACCGGTGGCTCTGGGCGTCGCTCGGCCTCGCGGTGCTGTTGCAGTTGGCCGTGGTCGAGCTTCCCCTGCTCCAGACCGCGTTCGGAACGGCCTCGCTCGACGTCTGGCACTGGGCGATCTGCCTGGGGATGGCATCCCTCGTGTTGTGGGCGGAAGAACTGCGCAAGGTGCTCGTGCGCGCCCTCGCCCGCCGCTGA
- a CDS encoding cupin domain-containing protein, with the protein MSGNKNSLQVKSFDSPDEHRAPEKTSLGVNHLGEHTIGRLQMEPGWVWSECIKPVVLTDSCQLNHVGYCVSGTLEIELDDGQSATITAGDSYTIPPGHDARVVGEEAFVGIEFASAAQYGVPVSS; encoded by the coding sequence GTGTCAGGGAACAAGAATTCGCTGCAGGTGAAGTCTTTCGACTCGCCCGATGAGCACCGTGCACCGGAGAAGACCAGCCTGGGTGTGAACCACCTCGGCGAACACACGATCGGTCGCCTGCAGATGGAACCCGGTTGGGTCTGGTCCGAGTGCATCAAGCCCGTGGTACTCACCGACTCCTGCCAGCTGAATCACGTGGGATACTGCGTCTCCGGCACGCTCGAGATCGAACTCGATGACGGACAATCGGCCACCATCACGGCCGGCGACTCCTATACGATCCCGCCGGGCCATGACGCTCGCGTCGTCGGCGAGGAGGCATTCGTCGGGATCGAATTCGCCAGCGCCGCCCAGTACGGCGTGCCGGTCTCCTCCTGA